The proteins below are encoded in one region of Antennarius striatus isolate MH-2024 chromosome 7, ASM4005453v1, whole genome shotgun sequence:
- the cachd1 gene encoding VWFA and cache domain-containing protein 1 produces the protein MARRTREQPLLLTPSRRASIRDTRLSFHRGCLTFFPWSVLLICCAFSCGYCGADTEFSILEEAQVLADQMKKLSSQELGVFTMQRIFNSFVYTEKTSNGETEVQQLAKKIREKFNRYLDVVNRNKQVVEASYTAHLTSPLTAIQDCCSIPASMMEFDGNFNTNVSKTICCDRLSPTVNSRAFNPGRDLNSVLADNLKSNPGIKWQYFSSEEGIFTVFPAHKFQCKGSYEHRSRPVYVSAVRPQSKHIVVMVDHGASVTDTQLQIARDSALVILNAVDEHDKISILSVAEVVRSCSLDQCYKSLLSPATSETKRKMSTFISNIKASDGATQHAAGFQKAFQLLRNTSGLCKQSATTDMVIIYLSSGVTSRDSSELEKRATLSVVREENRHLNNSVMILTYALMNEGVTGLKELAFLRDLAEQNSVKYGVDRTSDRERSSLSGSVGASMMPVVKGSMMVLNQLSNLETTVGRFYINLPNRMIDLARFSLPYSDPMGDGFIMTVSRPCYFGNLLLGVVGVDVNLAYILEDVTYYQDSLASYTFLIDNKGYTLMHPSLTRPYLMTEPPLHTDIIHYENIPGFPAVRQNILSLPLGSQVIAVPVNSSLSWHTNRLRNNKKDVYNVSYAWKLVQDTSFILCIVYVQPEIPVKQLKNLNTAPSSKLLYHRLDLLGQPSSCLHFKQLATVESPTVMLAAGSFSSPYEHLSQPETKRMVEHYTAYLSDNTRLIANPGLKSSVRNEVMATSHVTDEWMTLMEMSSLNCYIVRRYIATPSGVLRIYPGSLMDKAFDPTRRQWYQHAVANPGLITFTGPYLDVGGAGYVVTISHTIHASSSQMAPGYAIAVMGIDFTLRYFYKVLLDLLPICNQDKGNKIRCFIMEDRGYLVAHPTLIDPKGHAPAEQQHITHKEPLVANDILNHPNFVKKNLCNSFSDRTVQRFYKFNTSIMGDLTNLVHGSHCSKYRLTRIPGTNAFAGIVNETCDSLAFCACSTVDRLCLNCHRMEQNECECPCECPLEVNECTGNLTNAENRNPSCEVHQEPVSLNVIDPALLDTLPQCINTRCSQRYTSSDCFGVLDCEWCMVDSDGKTHLDKPYCALQKECFGGIVGAKSPYADGLGLVDEEVASLNMIKSAPVGPVAGGIMGCIMVLVLAVYAYRHQIHRRSHQHMSPLAAQEMSVRMSNLDNERDERDEDSHEDRGIISNTRFIAAVIERHTHTPERRRRYWGRSGTESDHGYSTMSPQEDSENPPGNNDPLSAGVDVGNHDDDLDLDTPPQTAALLSHKFHPYRHTHMHHHPLHMHHLQAAVTVHSVDAEC, from the exons CTGGCCAAAAAGATTCGGGAAAAGTTCAACCGCTACCTGGACGTGgtcaacagaaacaaacaggtgGTGGAGGCCTCGTACACCGCCCACCTCACCTCGCCGCTCACCGCCATCCAGGACTGCTGCTCCATACCTGCATCCATGATGGA gtttGATGGAAACTTCAATACCAACGTCTCAAAGACCATCTGCTGCGACAGACTCTCCCCCACCGTCAACAGCCGAGCTTTCAACCCCGGTCGGGACCTCAACTCAG TGTTGGCAGACAACTTGAAGTCCAACCCGGGGATCAAATGGCAGTACTTCAGCTCGGAGGAGGGCATCTTTACCGTCTTTCCCGCCCACAAGTTCCAGTGCAAAGGCAGTTACGAGCACCGCAGCAG GCCGGTGTACGTGTCTGCGGTCCGTCCCCAGTCTAAACACATCGTGGTGATGGTGGATCACGGGGCGTCTGTGACCGACACCCAGCTTCAAATCGCCAGGGACTCTGCTCTGGTCATTCTCAATGCCGTAGACGAACACGACAAG ATCTCCATCCTGTCAGTGGCAGAGGTGGTCCGTTCTTGTTCTCTGGACCAGTGCTACAAGAGTTTGCTCTCTCCAGCGACCAGTGAAACCAAGAGGAAAATGAGCACCTTCATCTCCAACATCAAGGCCTCCGATGGGGCAACGCAACACGCGGCGGGCTTCCAGAAGGCCTTCCAGCTGCTCCGGAACACCAGCGGTCTCTGCAAACAGAGCGCCA CCACAGACATGGTGATCATCTACCTGTCGTCCGGCGTCACGTCTCGAGATTCATCGGAGCTGGAGAAGCGAGCGACGCTCAGCGTGGTCCGAGAGGAGAACCGACACCTCAACAACTCGGTCATGATCCTGACCTACGCCCTCATGAACG AGGGAGTAACGGGCCTGAAGGAGCTGGCCTTCCTGAGGGATCTCGCAGAGCAGAACTCGGTGAAATACGGAGTCGACCGGACGTCGGACCGAGAACGCTCCTCCTTGTCCGGATCGGTGGGAGCTTCCATGATGCCGGTGGTGAAGGGAAGCATGATGGTCCTGAACCAGCTCAGCAACTTGGAGACGACGGTGGGTCGCTTCTATATCAACTTGCCCAACCGTATGATCGACCTGGCCCGCTTCAGCCTGCCCTACTCCGACCCCATGGGAGATG GGTTTATTATGACAGTCAGCCGTCCGTGCTACTTTGGCAACCTGCTGCTTGGTGTTGTTGGGGTGGATGTAAACCTGGCCTACATCTTGGAGGATGTCACCTACTACCAAGACTCACTGGCTTCCTACACTTTCCTCATTGACAACAAAG GTTACACTCTGATGCATCCATCGCTGACGCGGCCCTACCTGATGACCGAGCCACCCCTGCACACCGATATCATCCACTACGAGAATATCCCAGGATTCCCTGCTGTCCGGCAGAACATCCTCAG CCTCCCTCTGGGCAGTCAGGTTATCGCTGTGCCGGTTAACTCCTCCCTTTCCTGGCACACCAACCGACTCCGAAACAACAAGAAAGACGTGTACAATGTCAGCTACGCCTGGAAACTG GTTCAGGACACATCGTTCATCCTGTGCATCGTGTACGTGCAGCCGGAGATCCCagtgaagcagctgaagaaccTGAACACGGCTCCCAGTTCCAAGCTGCTGTACCATCGCCTGGACCTGCTGGGGCAGCCCAGCAGCTGCCTGCACTTCAAACAGCTCGCCACAGTCG AATCCCCCACTGTGATGTTGGCAGCCGGTAGCTTCTCCTCTCCTTACGAACACCTCAGCCAGCCGGAGACCAAGCGCATGGTGGAGCACTACACCGCCTACCTGAGCGACAACACCAGGCTGATCGCCAACCCGGGCCTGAAG TCCTCTGTCAGGAACGAGGTTATGGCGACCAGTCACGTCACGGATGAGTGGATGACACTAATGGAAATGAGTAGCCTCAACTGCTACATTGTGCGCCGTTACATAGCAACGCCCAGTGGGGTGCTCCGGATTTACCCAGGATCACTGATGGACAAAGCCTTTGACCCGACCCGCAGACAATG GTACCAACACGCGGTGGCGAACCCCGGCCTCATCACCTTCACCGGCCCCTACCTGGACGTGGGCGGGGCCGGATACGTCGTCACCATCAGCCACACCATCCACGCCTCCAG CTCTCAGATGGCTCCTGGTTATGCGATCGCCGTGATGGGAATAGACTTCACCTTACGTTACTTCTACAAAGTCCTGCTGGACCTGCTGCCCATCTGCAACCAGGACAAGGGCAACAAGATCAG ATGCTTCATAATGGAGGACAGAGGGTACCTGGTGGCTCATCCGACTCTCATTGACCCCAAAGGTCACGCCCCTGCAGAGCAGCAGCACATCACCCACAAG GAGCCGCTGGTGGCGAACGACATCCTGAACCATCCCAACTTTGTCAAGAAAAACTTGTGCAACAGCTTCAGCGACCGCACCGTGCAGCGATTCTACAAGTTCAACACCAGCATAATG GGGGACCTAACCAACCTGGTTCACGGCAGCCACTGTTCTAAGTACCGTCTGACCCGGATCCCCGGCACCAACGCTTTTGCCGGCATCGTCAACGAGACGTGTGACTCTCTGGCGTTCTGCGCCTGCAGCACCGTGGACCGGCTCTGTCTCAACTGCCACAG AATGGAGCAAAATGAATGTGAGTGTCCGTGTGAGTGCCCCCTGGAGGTCAATGAGTGTACTGGCAACCTCACCAATGCTGAGAACAG GAACCCCAGCTGCGAGGTGCACCAGGAGCCCGTCAGTCTGAACGTGATTGACCCCGCCCTGCTCGACACCCTGCCCCAGTGCATCAACACTCGCTGCAGCCAGCGGTACACCAGCAG TGACTGTTTCGGCGTGTTGGACTGTGAGTGGTGCATGGTGGACAGCGACGGCAAGACCCATCTGGACAAGCCGTACTGCGCCCTGCAGAAGGAGTGCTTCGGGGGCATCGTCGGCGCCAAAAGCCCCTACGCAGACGGCCTGGGACTCGTCG ACGAGGAGGTGGCCTCCCTCAACATGATCAAGAGCGCCCCTGTGGGTCCGGTTGCCGGGGGCATTATGGGATGCATCATGGTGCTGGTGCTGGCGGTGTATGCATACAGACACCAGATCCACAGGCGTTCCCACCAGCATATGTCACCGCTGGCGGCACAGG AAATGTCGGTGAGAATGTCCAACCTGGACAATGAGCGAGACGAGAGGGATGAAGACAGCCACGAGGACAGAGGAATCA TCAGCAACACCCGATTCATCGCCGCGGTGATCGAGCGCCACACTCACACTCCGGAGCGGAGACGGCGGTACTGGGGGCGATCCGGGACGGAGAGCGACCACG GCTACAGCACCATGAGTCCGCAGGAGGACAGCGAGAACCCGCCGGGAAACAACGACCCGCTGTCGGCGGGCGTCGACGTCGGCAACCACGACGACGACCTGGACCTGGACACGCCCCCTCAGACGGCCGCCCTGCTCAGCCACAAGTTTCACCCCTACcgacacacgcacatgcaccaCCACCCGCTGCACATGCACCACCTGCAGGCCGCCGTCACGGTGCACAGCGTGGACGCAGAGTGCTGA